The genomic region ATATAAATGGAAAATAGAAATTGTTTGTTTGTAATTTATCTGATTAATATATATCGCGGCGACTtagtcaatttacatatatatacaaatacatattctTCCTATATACTAATAGTCACGCCAAAGTTGGTCGTTTTACGTTTTAGACTTCGTCGTTTTACACAGATAAATATCTAACCGTACGAAATCAATTACTTCCAGAGTGTTCGTCTCGCTGGTTGACACCTTAGTTGTTGTCCAAAGGGTTTGAGGTTCGATCCCCAGTTGTTGCCCCCGTTTTTTTAATTTTTCCACCACCCAACACGTGCCCTCCCTAGACACATGTCGTTACGCCCCCTTAGTCACGTATGTTTTATTTATTGCCTTTTTTTTAAACCCTATTGTCACCTGTCCTTCTCCAACCTTCTTACTTGATCTCCAAAAATCTATTCCATTTTCTTAACTGTTTGCCTACTATCGATTTTGTTTGTGAAAAATCCTCATCCGTTTTCCGCAAGCTTCTATTCTACATACTATAAGGTATTTACGCTGCTGTCTTCTCCTTCTGCTATACTTGCTGCTACTATTTTTTCCATCTAATTTCATATACAAATGGTTATAGGGCTGTTCTTTCTTCTTGTAATTAGGCTCCGTAATTTTAGGATTAATaggaataattattattactcctaTATAGTAGACATTACTGCTTTCATAGACAATTGTTGTTTCTAACCTCATATACAAATGCTTAGGGCTTTATTAGTCGTATATAGTACATACTCATTACATATTTCATAGTCGAAATTTAATGTGGCTAATATTCCTCTTGGATTAGGATTATCAATTTTAATTTGTTAGGGTTATTAAACCTAAATGTACATATGGAGAATACGCATTACATACTTATTCCTGTTAATATTTGGTTTCATATGATGAATTTAATTGGTTGGGATATGGGTATGAATAAGGGTATTAAATGCCGCCAAAAAAAGGGTCAATGCGTCTGTGGAGCTCGCAGGACCATCTGTTCGTGGTGGTTTTAGTGGCGATACACATTCTATAAATGTTAAAAAAAGGAAATTGGTAAATAGTGAAGCTGATGTTCAAGAAGGTAGCTACATGTTTTTTAATGAATCTATAAGTTCTTCCAATTTCCGAAAGTTTGGTGCCCGTGATGAGAATAGCTGCTTGCTTGCTGGCTCATCAGCGTGTGTTGGTACGTAATCCTCTAActtctttttaaaattaatatgtgTTCATTATGTAACAATTGCTGTTATATTTAGTTGTTTCATATATGTTTGTAGGTAGTAGCACTTCAGTTTCGTATAATCGTTTCTCTTCTATTAGCTTATCTGCTTCGCCGTTTATTCAAAATTCAGATACTAACCAAGGTATGCCTTCTTTGTTTTTTGTAGCTAAAATTCTTTACAATCACCTAATATACTTTAATTAGTTTTTTGTTAATTGTATATATGTTTGATAGCAGGCATAACAAATATGTATGAGGATATTGGTGACTGTATATGTGTCTGTACTTATTGTGGTGCAACATTTTGGCATGAAGAACGGTTAAGAGCCTCATCCGCAGCTCTGAATTATCACCGTTGTTGTGAAGGGGGCCGTGTCGATTTACCTCCAGAACAATCACCACCTAATACCATTATAAATTTGTTAGGCGATAAACATTTTATGGATAACATAAGAGCATATAACCAAATGTTTAGTATGGCTTCTTATGGTGCACACATTGATGATGCTATAAATAATGGCTGAGGGCCATATGTATTTAGAATATCGGGCCAAGTTTATCATCGGATAGGTGCATTATGTCCTGAAGAAGGAGATCCTCCATGTTatctacagttatatatatatatatatatatatgatacagcTAATGAAGCCAGTAATAGAATGAGATTTTTTGGTGGTAATAGCTCTACAGGTATTAGTTATGAAGTAGTAGAGAAACTTATTGATATGTTGAATACAGAAAACGAATTGGTTAAGCTTTTTAGGACAGCTAGGGATAAGATTAATGATCCTACTGTTCCAGATCTAAAGGTTAGGTTATATAGCGTAATAGGAACAAGGCAATATGAACTACCAACCTCTGATACCTTAGGAGCTATTGTTTATGACTTTGGTGATAATACTCGAACTGATTATGACTTAATAATAGAATGTAAAGGAGGTACTCCTCAACGAGTAAACAAACTACATCCATCGTATATGTCTCTTCAATTCCCTTTGCTTTTTGTTTTTGGTCAACCTGGGTATCATCCAGGCTTGACATTAAGGGATGTGGGTCATTCCAGAGGTAATAGGAAAGAAAACAAAATGACTATGAATATGTTCTATAGCTATCAATTACACGATAGATACAACAAATTTGGACTTTTGTCAAGATGCGGTCGACTATACCAACAGTATATCGTCACTGCCTACTGTAGTTTCGAGTTAGACAGACTTGATTATATAAGGAATCATCAACAAGATATACGAAATGAGTACTTATCTGGTTTATATGATGCGTTATATAGGGGTGATCACTTTGGATCTGATGTAGGTTCAAGAACCATTTTACCAGCATCTTTTACTGGTGGACCGAGATATATGTACAGCCATTATTTAGATGCGTTAGCAATATGCCGTGTTCATGGAAatcctagatattttataacatttaCCTGCAATTCAAAGTGGCCAGAAATTAGACGATACCTTGGAAAATATCAATATTTAACAACTAATGATCGTGCCAACATAGTTGCTAGAGTTTTCTACATCAAACTGAAAATGTTTATAAATGTCTTAAAAGAGGAAGACCTATTTGGAGCCTACACAGCAGGTACGATACTCATAgctttttatttattaaatcattcaatttttttttttaattgtcaaTTTTATATCCCATATGCAGAATTACTTTACACTTCTAATTAGATTGTCGTACTTTATTTTCCGAATCAAATAATTGAATTTTTAAAATACAATCTTAAAGATTGATTAGCAGCTGATTATGTTTTTTTATTATCTATTACAAGATGTAGTTTTAGGCGCAGTTGAGTTCCAAAAAAGAGGCCTACCGCATTGTCATACGTTATTGTGGGTCAGGTCTGCATCAAACTCATCCGATCCCCGTGACGTTGATCAATATGTGTCTGCCGAATTACCGGATCCAAAAACAGATCCAGATAGTTTCAAGGTAGTATCAGAAATGATGATGCATGGACCATGCGGTTCAGTTAACAGAGATGCCCCGTGTATGCAAAATATTGAAACGGGTTCATCATCTTCCTATAACAAAAATGTTGTGTGCGCCAAAAAATTCCCAAAACCTTATAATGAAACCACCTATTTTGATAAAGATGGGTATGTGCATTATCGTAGGCGTGATACAGGAATCTCAGTGGACAAAGGTATGAattaaaggtttttttttttactataCACAACTCTAATTACTCTTTGAAATTGCATGTAACTTGATCATGGTTATTGACAAAGCATATGCTATTATTTTCTCAGGTATATGCAGACTTGATAATGGATATGTCGTACCATATAATCGAGTCTTGTGCCTTCGATTCCACGCGCATATTAACGTTGAATGGTGCGGATGGACAATGATGATAAAATACCTTTTCAAATACATATCAAAGGGGACGGACCGTATAGCCGCCCATATACCCAGACCTATAGGAAACGCTTCATCAAGCGATGCACAACAACCGTCAAATATTGATGAAATCCAAAACTTTGTAGATGCTTGCTTTATTTGTGCTCATGAGGCTTCTTGGAGAATTTTCAACTTCCCAATACACTTCAGAGAACCAGCAGTACAAGTTCTTTTAGTGCATTTAGAAAATATGCAATTAGTGAAATTCCGTTCTAACCAACGAATACGATCCATTATTAAAAATCCCGTCAACAAAAAAACAACTCTCACAGAATGGTTGTATTACAACAGATGTTCAACCGATGGGAGACATCTTACTTACCTAGATTTCCCACTAGAATCTGTATGGGTTTTAAACGAGAAAAGATGGAAACGAAGATTCAATCTTAATAAGCCATCCATTGGTAGACTGTCATACATGCATCCTGCATTTGGTGAAGTTTTTTTCCTTAGGATGCTATTATGTCATCAAAAAGGTTGTACTTCATTCAAAGACGTAATGATAGTTAATGGTTATCTATATTGTACATATCGAGAAGCGTGTTTGGCAATGGGTCTTCTAGGTGATGACAAAGAATGGCTATCTGCCATAGAAGAGGCAAATGTAAGTGCAACATCCACTGAGCTCCGTGCTCTTTTTTCCCACATACTTATGTTTTGTGATGTTGCTGACCCATTAAGAATATGGAAGCAAACTTGGAAGCTAATGTCGGATGACATTCCAATCCGGGCAGCAGCAACTTTAcacatgtccaaaataacaataaATTCAGATGATTTAGAGGGTTACGTGTTGTATGAATTACAAATCCTCCTAACTGGACATTTAAGAAATGTAACCGACTTCGGATTACCAGCGGTGCCACAGAATTTATTGGATGATCTGCACAATAGGTTAATTATGGAAGAAAGAAATTATGATCGACAGGCTCTGTCAAATGAAAAAACCATATTGTTAACACAACTCAATCAGAAACAACGAACTGTATACGATGCAGTAATGAACTCAAACGCCAACCGGAAACAAGAACTGATTTTTGTTTATGGACACGGTGGTACGGGAAAAACATTTCTTTGGAAAACATTAACAACAGCATTACGAGCTGAAGGGAAAATAGTCCTAGCAGTCGCCTCATCTGGAATCGCCTCATTATTGTTACCATCCGGTCAAACGGCTCATTCACGGTTCAGAATACCAATCGATATAACTGATGAAAGTGTCTGTAATATAAAAAAGAAAACACACATGGCAAGCTTGCTAAGAAAAACAAAGCTTATCATATGGGATGAGGTCCCAATGAACGATCGCAAATGTTTAGAAGCACTCGATCGGACATTAAGAGACATTTTTGAGAAAGCAGACACTCCATTTGGAGGTTTAAGTTTCGTTCTTGGCTGGGATTTCCGTCAAACTCTCCCTGTCATAAAAGGGTGTGGCAAAGTAGAAATACTCAACACTTCTATAACTCATTCACCTTTATGGAATCAC from Rutidosis leptorrhynchoides isolate AG116_Rl617_1_P2 chromosome 9, CSIRO_AGI_Rlap_v1, whole genome shotgun sequence harbors:
- the LOC139867811 gene encoding uncharacterized protein, with product MRFFGGNSSTGISYEVVEKLIDMLNTENELVKLFRTARDKINDPTVPDLKVRLYSVIGTRQYELPTSDTLGAIVYDFGDNTRTDYDLIIECKGGTPQRVNKLHPSYMSLQFPLLFVFGQPGYHPGLTLRDVGHSRGNRKENKMTMNMFYSYQLHDRYNKFGLLSRCGRLYQQYIVTAYCSFELDRLDYIRNHQQDIRNEYLSGLYDALYRGDHFGSDVGSRTILPASFTGGPRYMYSHYLDALAICRVHGNPRYFITFTCNSKWPEIRRYLGKYQYLTTNDRANIVARVFYIKLKMFINVLKEEDLFGAYTADVVLGAVEFQKRGLPHCHTLLWVRSASNSSDPRDVDQYVSAELPDPKTDPDSFKVVSEMMMHGPCGSVNRDAPCMQNIETGSSSSYNKNVVCAKKFPKPYNETTYFDKDGYVHYRRRDTGISVDKGICRLDNGYVVPYNRVLCLRFHAHINVEWCGWTMMIKYLFKYISKGTDRIAAHIPRPIGNASSSDAQQPSNIDEIQNFVDACFICAHEASWRIFNFPIHFREPAVQVLLVHLENMQLVKFRSNQRIRSIIKNPVNKKTTLTEWLYYNRCSTDGRHLTYLDFPLESVWVLNEKRWKRRFNLNKPSIGRLSYMHPAFGEVFFLRMLLCHQKGCTSFKDVMIVNGYLYCTYREACLAMGLLGDDKEWLSAIEEANVSATSTELRALFSHILMFCDVADPLRIWKQTWKLMSDDIPIRAAATLHMSKITINSDDLEGYVLYELQILLTGHLRNVTDFGLPAVPQNLLDDLHNRLIMEERNYDRQALSNEKTILLTQLNQKQRTVYDAVMNSNANRKQELIFVYGHGGTGKTFLWKTLTTALRAEGKIVLAVASSGIASLLLPSGQTAHSRFRIPIDITDESVCNIKKKTHMASLLRKTKLIIWDEVPMNDRKCLEALDRTLRDIFEKADTPFGGLSFVLGWDFRQTLPVIKGCGKVEILNTSITHSPLWNHFHIITLEENMRLQQPNLSEIDKENIRLFADWLLQIGNGTIGEPDEYDPHNTSWVKIPDQYCIRDDEDGLTNLISFIYSDKLLCHPNPLQLQQQAIVCPKNETADAINDAILIRIEKESKTYTSYDSATPYSNARGQTEMEHETEVVPISALRPGDRLKAIEVIVYRQWVIKRPKSRKPAGFCTLLLDIHGNAIQAISDFSQKRHFTEVLQINSAFRLSNFICRHINKYDQAISNTTYLSIGDQLAIQSIPAIGFPTQHFEFTPFNRLQISTVTDYIGCVLRIGNIEENEGKAPNKEITYLRTIEIMNTRYKEIIEKKPLLIANTLEQRAYTLADLMEYNPITQQGRFYICEGTIGYILRNIDWFYYGCPTCRRILSDDPPYGQCKNHDTKGEYITSYSFKSTFSDDSGTAIFTFFSDAADKLVGVDCKTLVTTMGYNNKKEIPPQIRQLEGTKHTLEFKYSDSTYGLPEFILTKLISPTTPTTNLHDAPMTSNTPIQTPFPQTPNTQKEPAGNPNVKRALFRESQENTSKKKKE